In a single window of the Myxococcus guangdongensis genome:
- a CDS encoding DUF2625 family protein: MRSLEALLETTDPAWPWVRERLGSASNLAEVLPRDEATAGEVLHQLQVTTRSPLGAVAYETGGLLIDGGWLRVLGGGGDPRMRGSLATWNALGPHPAVASTRGMLLVAHDAVGGFFALDGGALGEGRGGAFYFAPDTLRWEDLERGYSDLLAFFLGGDLAGFYGGYRAAGWSEDVSKLSPDQGFSLHPPLWTAEGKDLTRVSRRPVPMTELLALQLDLARQLDGDGT, from the coding sequence ATGCGGTCGCTCGAGGCTTTGCTCGAAACCACGGACCCCGCGTGGCCGTGGGTGCGGGAGCGGTTGGGCTCGGCGAGCAACCTGGCCGAGGTGCTGCCCCGAGACGAAGCCACCGCTGGAGAAGTGCTCCACCAGCTTCAGGTGACGACGCGCTCTCCCCTGGGCGCGGTGGCCTACGAAACAGGAGGCCTGCTCATCGACGGAGGTTGGCTCCGAGTCCTGGGCGGCGGCGGGGATCCGCGCATGCGCGGCAGCCTGGCCACCTGGAATGCGCTGGGCCCGCATCCGGCGGTGGCCTCGACGCGAGGGATGTTGCTCGTGGCCCATGACGCCGTCGGCGGCTTCTTCGCGCTCGATGGCGGGGCGCTCGGCGAAGGACGCGGCGGCGCGTTCTACTTCGCGCCCGACACGCTCCGCTGGGAAGACCTGGAACGTGGCTACTCGGACCTGCTCGCGTTCTTCCTCGGTGGAGACCTCGCCGGGTTCTACGGTGGGTACCGCGCGGCCGGCTGGAGCGAGGACGTCTCGAAGCTCTCACCGGACCAGGGCTTCTCCCTCCACCCTCCCCTCTGGACTGCGGAGGGCAAGGACCTCACCCGCGTGTCCCGCCGGCCTGTTCCGATGACGGAGTTGCTGGCGCTCCAGCTCGACCTCGCGCGCCAGCTCGACGGCGACGGGACCTGA
- the gltX gene encoding glutamate--tRNA ligase yields MTSAPRVRFAPSPTGYLHIGGARTALMNYLQARRYGGTFIVRMEDTDRVRSTEASVQAILDGLEWLGIDWDEGPGKEGPHAPYFQTQRLDTYREHSQRLLAEGKAYRCYCTRQDLEAQREAAEKSGAFYKYPGTCRELKGPPEGRREEEAVIRFKMPSTEGTVSFDDKALGVITKPYSDLDDWVMLRADGIPLYNFGCVIDDHLMDITLVARGQEHVNSTFPQLMLYMALGWKPPEFAHLPLILGPDREKLSKRKHPEADVMLHKRTGIMPEALNNFVIRLGWSHGNDEVISRAQMKEWFDFSGVGTTSGVWNPEKLLWLNQQWMKELPEATVAERLVPFLEAKGFQVKGDSRLVPLVHALKERSRTLEEMATTASLYFRSGVTLDEKAAAKHLTGDSLGLLRKVREGISALPEWTVEALDGVVKSVSESSSVGMGKVAQPVRVAITGNTTSPGIGETLLLAGRDEALRRIDAALARGA; encoded by the coding sequence ATGACTTCCGCCCCTCGCGTCCGCTTCGCTCCGTCTCCCACCGGATACCTCCACATCGGCGGTGCCCGGACGGCGTTGATGAACTACCTGCAGGCCCGCCGCTACGGCGGCACCTTCATCGTCCGCATGGAGGACACGGACCGCGTGCGCTCCACGGAGGCGTCGGTGCAGGCCATCCTCGACGGCCTCGAGTGGCTGGGCATCGACTGGGACGAGGGCCCCGGCAAGGAGGGCCCCCACGCGCCCTACTTCCAGACCCAGCGCCTGGACACCTATCGCGAGCACTCCCAGCGCCTGCTGGCCGAGGGCAAGGCCTACCGCTGCTACTGCACCCGGCAGGACCTGGAGGCGCAGCGCGAGGCGGCCGAGAAGTCCGGCGCCTTCTACAAGTACCCGGGCACGTGCCGTGAGCTGAAGGGCCCGCCCGAGGGCCGCCGCGAGGAGGAGGCCGTCATCCGCTTCAAGATGCCCTCCACCGAGGGCACCGTGTCGTTCGACGACAAGGCGCTGGGCGTCATCACCAAGCCCTACTCGGACCTGGACGACTGGGTCATGCTGCGCGCGGACGGCATCCCTCTCTACAACTTCGGCTGCGTCATCGACGACCACCTGATGGACATCACCCTGGTGGCGCGCGGGCAGGAGCACGTCAACTCCACCTTCCCGCAGCTGATGCTCTACATGGCGCTGGGCTGGAAGCCGCCCGAGTTCGCGCACCTGCCGCTCATCCTGGGCCCGGACCGCGAGAAGCTCTCCAAGCGCAAGCACCCCGAGGCGGACGTGATGCTGCACAAGCGCACGGGCATCATGCCGGAGGCGCTCAACAACTTCGTCATCCGGCTGGGCTGGAGCCACGGCAATGACGAGGTCATCAGCCGCGCGCAGATGAAGGAGTGGTTCGACTTCTCCGGCGTCGGCACCACCTCCGGCGTGTGGAACCCGGAGAAGCTCCTGTGGCTCAACCAGCAGTGGATGAAGGAGCTGCCGGAGGCCACCGTCGCGGAGCGGCTGGTGCCCTTCCTCGAGGCCAAGGGCTTCCAGGTGAAGGGCGACTCGCGCCTGGTGCCGCTGGTGCACGCGCTCAAGGAGCGCTCCCGCACGCTGGAGGAGATGGCCACCACGGCCTCGCTCTACTTCCGCTCCGGCGTCACGCTGGACGAGAAGGCCGCGGCCAAGCACCTGACGGGGGATTCGCTGGGGCTGCTGCGCAAGGTGCGCGAGGGAATCTCCGCGCTGCCGGAGTGGACGGTGGAGGCGCTGGACGGGGTGGTGAAGTCCGTCAGCGAGTCCTCCAGCGTGGGCATGGGCAAGGTGGCACAGCCCGTGCGGGTGGCCATCACGGGCAACACGACGAGCCCGGGCATCGGAGAGACGCTGCTGCTCGCGGGTCGTGACGAGGCCCTGCGGCGCATCGACGCCGCCCTGGCGCGCGGCGCGTGA